The nucleotide sequence ATAATTATTAACTTCCGATTACACTTTTACACCTTATGATGTATTGTTTGCTACTGATTAGAGACTCAGGCCATTTGGTGAATTTTCTAGTTCAAACTTTATTAtttgttgtatattttttatgctttgtatgcatgtttttgtaACAAAACTTGAACAAAGTAATAAAATCTCAGTAATCACTGCCATGCTTCCCTTTTTTCCCTGAGCTGTGGCAATAAAGTATAAATCAAGTCATTCAACATTGAATTTAAACTGCAGCCTTTCCAAGGCTACATTACAACACAACTTACACTGAAACAAAATTTTTGCAACTCTTTACACTTATAAACATATAGATAATGCAACTTGAGTGAACTCAGCCTTTATGTAACGTCTATCAGATGTCAGCATACACTGATTCGGTTCTTGATGTAGAATTTTATGGCTAGCCAATTTATGTTTTTGAGTGCTACTTTTTCCAGTTGAAGACACTTATCAGTCATATTTCCTTGgaacctgacaggaagtgacaaacaACATCATGTGCCTTTCAACTGCAAGTATCTCTTCTGTCTGCCACGTCTTTCTCTTGAAAGGATGGCGACCTATAAAACAGTTTAACATACACATTTTGTTACTTCTCAATGCCATCAGTATTCTACAATCATAGGCTGAACATAACGTGATAGAAATACTCTTAGAAAACGTATGTCATGTCCTTTCTGGTGAGAGAAAAGTGTAGCTTTGAAAAGGTACCATGGTCTCCTGTTCCAttgctgtattattattattgtcctCTGCTGTTGTGGCATCATTATTATCCATGTCTGGCACTTTGGTCTTTGTGTCTCTTCTCTGGCTTGACTGGACTCTCTGAAAACCagagaatgaataaataaaatctaaataaaaatatgacagtCTGTTGGATGCAAACCTAAAAACTAAAGTGTTGTTGATCACCTAATGTAAAAGTGCAGGCCAACAGCTTTAACTGCACAGGGCGTTTTACACAGTATGACAggcttatacagtatatgaaaggCAAACAATCTTTAAACTACATGTAATCTTCATTGTATCatcttaatatttttgttttataaatcaaTGATGAATTCTTTGTGACCCGAAGCAACAGTTTTTACATGATTAAGCAGGACATGTCAATTtcaaatttatataatttatatgtcTGAGTTCATGGGCAAAAAGGGACAAATTAATGTCTTCAAACATGAATCTTATCAACTGCCTCATGAGGTCCCCATAAATACCTCGTATCTGACATTTGAATGTGCTTGCCAGTAAAATTGACATAACCTGTATAGACTTTACCTACTATCCAAGGGGGTGTCTTTATCATTGAAAACACCTGTTGGTGCGTCCTATCCGTCCTTGTCGCCGTCTATGATCTGTGTGGGAGTAGTGGTTTGTCTTCAGCCCAGATATCACCAGGTCTTCCATTCTGGTGTCCTGTTCCAGGTCTCCTCTCCTCTACAGTTCTTCAGtcattctgtctttttcttttgtcacagCCCTCAGTTGTCTGACTTCACCAATTAAATCCAGTAGGCCCACCGGTTGTTGTACCACCTTGCTAAGCTCCTCTGACATGAATATAACCCTCAAGGACTCTTTGGGccaaaaattcacattttttttgtttttatgtgtttgtctcgcaataaatcagtcagttaaaacgctaaatgtatgaaattttgtcagtaattttctttcattttcatttctaaatTCTTTAATGCCTGCCAAATCagacatgcaaatcaaatctatgacttccataccggatcagtcgaggcccaggttaacaacaaccgccatctgtgctgttcaccaacagggtgccggtggaaattggacaactATTGGtcaaggagaggaggaaagtgtgtccgtTGGAAGAGAgagaacgccaagagtataggactgagagtagggacgttgaatgttggaactatgacacgAAAAGGTAGagctggttgacatgatgcagagaaggacggtagacatactgtgtgtccaggagaccaggtggaaaggtagcaagtctagaagtttaggagtagggttcaagttgttccatcatggtgtagataggaagagaaatggagtaggagttatcttgaaggaggagtttgttaggaatgtcctagaggtaaaaagagtgtcagatagagtgatgagtctgaagctagaaatcaaaggtgttatgttcaatgttgttagtgggtatgctccacaggtaggatgtgagctggaggaggagaaattctggttggactttgatgaagtgatgcagagcatcacagcaggaccatgtctaaagttaagactatcatgaacaacaccagccaccccctgcacaccaccttctcccagcagagaagcactttcagcggcagactgctgtcacacagcacctccacagagagactgaggTCCTCCtctgtgccccgtgccatcagggagcacaatgactctctcaggaggagagggggggggtggagaggtcAACACATGGTTGAAAAgacttaattttatactgtttatattttaatttaattttatactgtttgtattttaattttatactgtttgtattttaattttattcattcattcattgtcatatgaccaccgctatatccgccgcaccgggtcacggggagctggagcctatcccagtggcatagggcgtgaggcaggggacactccgggcacgacgccagtgcacacacaaagacacacaaccactcacacacacactcactcctacgggcaatttgggaccagccaatcaacctgaagtgcatgcttttggaggtgggaggaagccggagaacccggagagaacccacgcagacacggggagagcatgcgaactccgcacagagcgggactcgaacccgggtccgccgtgttgtgaggcggcagtgctacccactgcgccaccgtgccgcccattttaattttatactgtttatattttatagttcagtatataagtcctgttaatgctgcatgtttctgttagtgtagtgtatgtcttgtggacatgaccagccaccttcagaactgaagaagtctcttggatgagagacgaaaagtcttcaagaactttaacgtccagtggatcgacttaaacagctttggataaccatgacctggataactgaaaATCTAGTCATGAATAAAcgtaatttttaaaatcaaaattatatCTCTCTATGGTATTTTTCTACCCAATCGGTCAAGGCAGACTgtcaccctccagagtctgagtCCTACAGTTTCTTCCTCACTGAGGGAGATTTTCTCCActgctgtcacttatgcttgttcttgagggttctgttgggtttctcttttAAAACCCTCTTGAACTGTCTGATGCGATTAAAGCTCTTtagaaataaaggttgattggctgattgaaATTGAACTAAATTACAGTTGCCAACAGCCATTATAATGACATCTGTTATTTTCCTAAACTTAGCCATAAACCTGTCCTAGCTATCATATATCATAGCTATAATGATCCATTTGCACttttcagacataacattttgttcacattaacatACACTAATAGCCTGTGTTGCTTTCATATTAGATGTTAATTTTTTGAGTCTCCACACAAGTATTTTTGGTCCAACATGGctctttgaacattttgggTTGCCGACTCCTGGATAAGTGTCAGtatttagggtagggttagtatttgggttagggtttagtatCAAGGATTAATGGTTACAGTTATGTTTTGATTTAGGATTAGGCTTTTTTTAGGATTATGGTTATACTTACATTTAGGTTTAGGGTCGGGTTAGAGCTGGGGGGTTTTTTAGGATCATGTAATAATAGAGCCGTAGCTCCTGTGATTGACTATTTTTTAGCACTGAGCTAAACTGTTTGCtatcagacaaaataaaagatatgGATCAATACATATTCTATTCATatgtaaatattcatgttttcgtgaacttgggggggggggcaattctCCCCACCACCAGTGAACACTGATCCAAACTggagcaaacaaacacatctcacatttcctgttttcagCCTGGCTTTaacatcaaacatcaaactTAACAAAACTTTCATGATCATTAGAAAACGGGTTGCTGCATCGGTCTTGGTCCTGAGTTGATGGGTCCAGGTCACCTGATGGTGCGGTACATCATGAAGTCCACAGTGGTGCATCGTGGGAACTTTCCAATGGAGCTCTCCTCCACCGGTGTGTAGACTTTTATCTGccgcatgtgtgtgtctctgccgTTCTGGTGGTTGGCCAGAACCGCGATCTGGATCATGAAGGTGCTGATGGGCTCGTTGGTCCGCTACGATGCAAAGGTTCAGTTACCATCTTGCCCCGTTCCATTCCAGGACCCAAccccagcggtccccaacccccaggtCATGGACCAGAACTGGTCCGTGGGTAGTAGGTGGGTCAAtctgtactggtctgtgggtcagtacCTGTCCGTGGGTCagccggtccgtgggtcagtcgatAGCCGACTGTGGGTCAGTCGATActgggtcacacagaaagattCCAGAACTTAAatgatttctgttttctttctgatctgattctgaacgatgttttgttttaaatgagtgtaTTCTCTCCctcacatctgtctatgagtcactcttgacacTTGTCAAGATTATTGCCTCAGTCACAGGACTACTAACATAGAAGACATTAccactaaactgaaactcccaagctaggaGAACGTTACGAGgatgctgctaataaagttgataaaaaactggattcacctttattatcaTCTGTagataaaaacagtttaatgcTAACGATGCAAGCGATCTTTGATGAGCAGTGAGGTGACGGGTTGGAGGCGGGATCATACCTGGTTCATCAGAGAGATGTGGATCCAGCCGCTGGGCTCCACCATTtccagctgctgcagagaggaagaggaggatgatgctGAGAGGAGCAGCTGATGGAGGCGAGAGCCAATGACCTACTGAGGTTTTACCCTGATCTCCTGCAGGTTATGGAAGTTATTGCCCACACGGACTGAGATTTTACTGGGGGTGTAGCTCTCGTCTGATTTGTAGTCAGCGTAGATACACAACATCTTCACAGTCGTCCTCCTCCTAGAAAAACCAGAGCACACAAGCCTGGAAAACATCCTGGAAAACTTTGGAGAGAAATTTCCATTCCCGGATCTCGACCTGAATTGGATGTTGACCAGATGGGGCTGCGAGCCGTCCGACTGCCAGTAGGTCTCCAGGTTGTCGTCCCTCAGCTGATCCACCCCGAAACCTGCAGAGGACATGACGTCAGTCGGGTTGGCGTCCCTCACACAGCAGGTGATACGCTGGTTCGGTTCCCACCGGGTTTACAGGACGATAGGGACCACACTGCCTGGGAGCCGATCTCCCGGACCGTCCCGGTCCGCTCCAGCTGCTTGGGGTCGGCGCCGGGCGGCGTCTTGCTGGGGGTGGCCATCTGTGACCTGAAGGTTAGGGAACAGATGGTGTCAGGTTCTAGTCCACACAGGTCCAAAGGGGGACCGgtatgtatgtgcgtgtgtgtgtgactgacgttcCAGCAGGTCTGAACTAAAGACGTTTAATTCATAATAAAATTGACAGAGGAAACTCGTTACCggaatattaaacatttttaaactgtaatCCGGTATTAGCTGATCgatgacacacaaacatcaccaaTACACCATCCGGGAATCGCTAGTTTAACGCGGCTAGCTGCTAGCAGCTAACGTTTCACCGCTATAATACAAAGTTCAAAACCGTTCACGGTGAAAAGACTCACGGCATCGCTAGGTAAAACCCTCCGGTGTGCCGTCACAGCCGCCGACGAGTCTGTCCGGTCAGAATAACGTTTAAACCCGCATCATTTCACGGCTACTTACTTCCAATCTCCCACGTTTGTCGCTTCCTATGACGTCACCGCCCGCGTCGCGTGCTGACTGCGTAGCTCCCGCCATCTTTCCAGCCGGCTTCCAGCGGAGGAACACGTTGCTGGGAGAGAGAAGTTGTCccggtgtgtttgtttttttctagtcGGTTTCCCGGTGTGTTTCCTCTGAGGCGCAGCAGCGGGAGCCGCAAGGGGTGAGTTCGCAACCCGCCGAGGGGGTTGTTGGGTCTTTATGGCGGTAAATACCCGGTAAACGAACGCTTTCGCCAGGCGAGCAGCTGTCGGTCCTGGGCCTCTGATGCTAGCCCGATGCTAACTGCTAGGTAACGGATGCTATCGTCACAACCGAGCGCGCGAGCCGTGTTTCATGCTGCTGATCGATCGGTTCGGGTGTAGAGGTGAAGCTGATCGATGCCCTGATCGTGACAGGTTTGAAACACCGCTGACGGTACCGGAAGGATGGCCCCAGATGTCAGTAACGGGGCCGCGTACCGAACCCCGTTCAGGAATTCATGGCTTCAGTATTTCCTTGGTTGTGGTTCCGAACTAATAATCACCACGTGGGGGGTTATCGAACCACAGCGAAGCTGCGGACGGTTCGGTGGGTTCGGCTGGTCGGTGACCCACCTAGTGACAGGTCATCTGAGGACGGGAGGAACCGCCGCCCGGTTCGCGCAGCGTTCGGCTCTAGGTTCGAAGCCCTCGGTGTGTGAACCGATGGGGGGTCGGAGCCTCAGACATCCGGCCGCGAGCCTCTAGCAGCATGGCAGCATTTGAATGGATCCTTTATCTCAGGGGTAACGGTTTGGTTCCGGTTCGGCCTGTTACTCTAGTAGCAGCTGCGTCATCAGCTCGAGGAATGACGTGAATTGTATGTTCGTAcggcagtgacgtcactgcctGTCTCATGGTGGTGCggggaaaaaaacacttctAGGCTGATGatgagaagaagatgaagctgGCAGAGATATTATCAAGAACTTGATGAGGGTCTGTTAGGGGGAGCCCTGGACCAGTTCCGACCAATCAGAAAAAGCAACCCAGCTAGCTAAGGTTAGAACAGCACAGCCTGACATCAGCATGCTAACCTTAGCATTGTGCTAACATGCTGATATTCATGTCAGCAAgcattcaattcaaattcaatccAAACAACTTTTAGCCCCCAAGCCGCAATTCAAAGCACATAAAGCATGATaggtgtaaaagtgcaaacaatgtaaacataaagagtgcaaacaaacaaataataataacatgaatataaataaaatgtttatgtaaaGTAATAAttgaaaacctagttagttcagaacCATCAGCATTGATGTCTGACAGTTctccttctgattggtcagtcatTGTTAAAATGTGTAAACATTACAGGGATcactggaatgcattaactcagttaatggaatgcattaactcagttaatggaatgcattaactcagttaatggaatgcattaactcagttaatgaaatgcattaactcagttaatgcattccaggaccacccgcgaaaacgaaattccgagatacagcgacaaagtatttatttcattatttatggtaattgaaatgtttatgaatcctcccaatactgacattaaaccaccttacatCTGTATTACATTTCCCCCCCACTCTTATCggctgtttaaagcgcttttaagtgATTCTTTAATACACTGAAGTGCGCCGCGTTCAGTGAGTCTTGGAACGTAGCGCATTTCCGGATGTTGTCTGCCAATACGTACGGTACCATGTGCTACCTACTAAAAGTCCACGATGAGTTGAAGCCTGGCTTCTTGAAGCGCGAAaacgcgagggattactgtacatgtttacattAGTCTCCATATTACTGTGGTAACAGGAAGACCACCTTCTTTAAACTGTATTTAAACAGTTTGTGTTAACagcttgttgtttgtgtttacagctgGTTGTTTATGTTCAaagctggttgtttttctttacagcTGGTTGTTTGATAGGTTCCTTTTTAACAGTCTGATCTTGCAATTGGGGTGGCAGCATCACCCTTATCATGGGGGTACAGCAGGTGTGGCCAGGTCAGCTGACCTGTGGtggacctttgtgtgtgtggcgttGTTACCTGGAAGTTGACCCGGTTCTGCTCAGCTCCTCAGGTGCTGGCGTCGGTCATGGCGGATAAAAACACGAGGATCGCCATCGTCAACCACGACAAATGCAAACCCAAGAAATGTCGCCAGGAGTGCAAGAAGAGCTGCCCAGTGGTGCGGATGGGTGAGTGACGCGGCAAGAACTGGAATCAGAAGCGGAACCGGACAGCACATAACTGTCATCCTCCGCTAACGCCCTGTGTTTGCAGGGAAGCTGTGCATCGAGGTGACGCCTCAGAGCAAGATCGCCTGGA is from Antennarius striatus isolate MH-2024 chromosome 23, ASM4005453v1, whole genome shotgun sequence and encodes:
- the anapc10 gene encoding anaphase-promoting complex subunit 10 isoform X1, coding for MPSQMATPSKTPPGADPKQLERTGTVREIGSQAVWSLSSCKPGFGVDQLRDDNLETYWQSDGSQPHLVNIQFRRRTTVKMLCIYADYKSDESYTPSKISVRVGNNFHNLQEIRQLEMVEPSGWIHISLMNQRTNEPISTFMIQIAVLANHQNGRDTHMRQIKVYTPVEESSIGKFPRCTTVDFMMYRTIR
- the anapc10 gene encoding anaphase-promoting complex subunit 10 isoform X2, with translation MPSQMATPSKTPPGADPKQLERTGTVREIGSQAVWSLSSCKPGFGVDQLRDDNLETYWQSDGSQPHLVNIQFRRRTTVKMLCIYADYKSDESYTPSKISVRVGNNFHNLQEIRLEMVEPSGWIHISLMNQRTNEPISTFMIQIAVLANHQNGRDTHMRQIKVYTPVEESSIGKFPRCTTVDFMMYRTIR
- the anapc10 gene encoding anaphase-promoting complex subunit 10 isoform X3, which gives rise to MPSQMATPSKTPPGADPKQLERTGTVREIGSQAVWSLSSCKPGFGVDQLRDDNLETYWQSDGSQPHLVNIQFRRRTTVKMLCIYADYKSDESYTPSKISVRVGNNFHNLQEIRQLEMVEPSGWIHISLMNQYRLTHSRLSTDPRTG
- the anapc10 gene encoding anaphase-promoting complex subunit 10 isoform X4 — protein: MPSQMATPSKTPPGADPKQLERTGTVREIGSQAVWSLSSCKPGFGVDQLRDDNLETYWQSDGSQPHLVNIQFRRRTTVKMLCIYADYKSDESYTPSKISVRVGNNFHNLQEIRLEMVEPSGWIHISLMNQYRLTHSRLSTDPRTG